Within the Paenibacillus sp. AN1007 genome, the region CAGAACCTGTCTCGTCACGAGGTTAAAACGATCGTATCCCGTGTAGGGGAAGGTAGTAAAATTATTTTGATGGGTGACCCCGAACAGATTGACCATCCTTATCTCGACTCCGCAAGCAACGGACTGACATATATTGTGGAGCGCTTCAAGCAAGAAGGAATCAGTGGACACATTATGCTCGAAAAAGGGGAGCGTTCCAAGCTGGCACAGCTGGCAGCAGACTTATTATGATAAGCTTTTAACGGTCCTAAGTTGGATTTATTTCCCGGAAAATGTTCTGAACCAGCCGACTCCAAAAGTCGGCTTTTTTTTGCTGAAAAAATAATAATCGGTTGTTAAACAGAACTGGATATGCTCTAAATATGCAAAATACAAGAAAAGTGTTTTTTGGCAGGGTAGGACAAGAGCACTATATATTTGTTACAATAATTGCTGCGGGAAAATATGAAGAAAGTTAGTTGAAGGAGGAGAGTGAATGAAGCGTAGACATCAGGTTGTTTTATTTGCAGTGCTGCTGCTTTCGCTAACGATCCTTTCTCCCAGTTTTGATTTTAGAGGTTCGCAGCATAATGAGGGACGAAATCAAGAGAAAGATACATATCCAGGTACTTCATTCCGCAGCGAAGATACACATGCGCCTCTCAATATCGTGGTGGCTATGTCCAAAAAGGAGTTTGCCGCATTTCAAAAACTTGCAAAAGAAGTGGCAGCCTCCCGCTATATTGAGGTGAATGTTCGGAATGTGAAGCCGGAAGAGTTTAAAGATGTATTAGACGAGGAGTTTTCCTTGGGGGACAACGGAGATATTATTTTACTAGATAGTGAACAGGTTCAGTATTATGCGAGAAAGGGCTATTTGGTTCCTCTTAATGGAACTACACTTTCCAAGTCGCTTGGGGATACGGCTGCTGAACTGCGAGGCATGACAGAATGGAATGGATATCAATGGGGACTGCCCTTTGATTTTGATCCTTATGTATTCGCAGCATCGGCTTCATTACTCAATAAAGCGGGGGTGCAGGGGCTGCCTCAAACCAGACATCAATGGTCCAAGCTGATCAAGACGTCTCAAACAGAAGGCACACCTCTGATTGCGATAAATATAGATGATATTTACGGAGCAGGTGCATGGATGAACTATTTAACGCCAGGCATGAGCCCTGATCAGATATTAAATATATCATCTTCATCACGGGTAATTGAACTTCAAGAGGGGATTAGTCTACTGAACGAGCTTCGACCTCAGATCATGACATTGTCTGCTGATCCTGTGCTGTCAGCTTCAGATTACAAGGTGAAAACCCCAATGTTCGTATCCACATTGTCTCGTATACTTCAAGCAGATGAAACGGCCGAAGGACAGGGGACGTTTAAATCACCTCTTCCTCTCCAATCACTGCAGGCGGTAGAAGCCAGAAGTCTGGTCATTACCTCGGGATCTGTGGAAGTGGATGCGGCAAGTCGGTGGATCGAGGGAATGACTGCTGCTGCTGTCCAGAGAAACTGGCATAAACAAACCAAACGCCTGCCAGCAGGGAAGCAGTGGAATGAACAGGAAGCGAAAAATATGGATGGGCATTATGGTACGGTTCAAAATCAATCCTGGTTCTCTAAAAATTTCAGTCCATTGCAGTGGGCTGAGAGCAGGGTGATAATCTTACGTTTCAAAAAACAGGTACATCAGGTTCTCACAGGAGAAATAAATGCTGCCCAATATGTGAGCAGCATTCAAAAAGCGTATACTCCTTAGAATGAAATAGCCAATTTGACTTCGAGAAAACCTTCGTCCGTCGAAACATCCGTAGCTTTAACAAAGGACAAAATTTTCTGCGGATAAAAGCCAAGATCAAAATCCTTCTCCAGCATGCTGCGCGTTGTATCCGGTAGTTCGAGCTGGTTAAACACCAGCTTATCCACATGGAAGCGAATGGAGTTCTGAGGTTCATTCTCTACTGTGTAATGTCCTTCAATGCTCAGCTGCAGCTGATCACGCTGGCCTGATGCAGTGATTTTATCTTGATCAAAAGTAAAAGCAAAATCTTCAAAGATTTTATTTTGTGAACGTAGAAACGCATTTAATTCATCCTGGCCAATACGAATAGTATAGGTGGTTCCTGTAGTGGATATAGCTCCGTTTTGCTTTTGGATAAAATCTGGCAGCTGCTGCATTGCTGCTGCCAGCGCTTTGAAATAACGTTTCACTTCATATATGCCGATGTTTTCCCAATATAAAGTTAATTCATTCATTAATTTCTGAATAGCCGCTGCGTCACCGCTGGCGGTTATTTGTTTATCCACTTCTTTCTGCAGTG harbors:
- a CDS encoding ABC transporter substrate-binding protein, with protein sequence MKRRHQVVLFAVLLLSLTILSPSFDFRGSQHNEGRNQEKDTYPGTSFRSEDTHAPLNIVVAMSKKEFAAFQKLAKEVAASRYIEVNVRNVKPEEFKDVLDEEFSLGDNGDIILLDSEQVQYYARKGYLVPLNGTTLSKSLGDTAAELRGMTEWNGYQWGLPFDFDPYVFAASASLLNKAGVQGLPQTRHQWSKLIKTSQTEGTPLIAINIDDIYGAGAWMNYLTPGMSPDQILNISSSSRVIELQEGISLLNELRPQIMTLSADPVLSASDYKVKTPMFVSTLSRILQADETAEGQGTFKSPLPLQSLQAVEARSLVITSGSVEVDAASRWIEGMTAAAVQRNWHKQTKRLPAGKQWNEQEAKNMDGHYGTVQNQSWFSKNFSPLQWAESRVIILRFKKQVHQVLTGEINAAQYVSSIQKAYTP